The following are from one region of the Takifugu rubripes chromosome 16, fTakRub1.2, whole genome shotgun sequence genome:
- the LOC105417587 gene encoding protein ALP1-like — protein MENEPQKKAHALLALLGFLINSQNNPSPMSTFIDCARRRRAVNRVAHQQRFLRRQQESREDFEALLANYSFHAVRRTVWVRQRSGAWWEQVNANWTDYEWQLNFKMRKTTFQQLCDILTPHLQRQMTTFRNPVPVEQRVALCIWRLATNVGFQTISHLFGIGQSTAVTIANDVASAIVNKMLPLYIQTPSEEEFKLIIQGFRDKWGFPQCGGAIDRAHIGILAPNERPADYYNSKGFYSVILQGVVDHRLRFWDINVGWPGKLSDATVFGNSSLYERGQSGMLFPHITERFGGESVPVAILGDGAYPLLPWLMTPYPENQHTNPAQLTFNNHVSKARITAKRAFGRLKERWQCLMKRCDCNINNINTVISACCVLHNFCEENSEDCDCTDVQEDINDVEECNDFYRTTALHTSRDALCAYFASL, from the exons ATGGAGAATGAACCCCAAAAAAAGGCTCACGCTTTATTGgctttgttgggttttttgatCAATTCTCAAAATAATCCCTCGCCGATGTCCACGTTTATTGACTGCGCAAGGCGGCGACGCGCAGTTAATCGCGTTGCACACCAACAAAGGTTTTTACGGAGGCAGCAGGAATCACGGGAAGACTTCGAGGCTCTGTTAGCTAACTACAGTTTCCATGCTGTCAGAAG GACCGTTTGGGTTCGGCAGAGAAGTGGTGCATGGTGGGAGCAAGTTAACGCCAACTGGACTGACTATGAGTGGCAGCTAAAttttaaaatgaggaaaacCACGTTCCAGCAGTTGTGTGACATACTCACACCACACCTTCAACGACAGATGACCACATTCAGAAACCCAGTGCCTGTGGAGCAGCGTGTGGCACTGTGTATCTGGAGATTGGCCACAAATGTGGGGTTCCAGACAATTTCTCATTTATTTGGGATTGGCCAGTCTACCGCAGTTACAATTGCAAATGATGTAGCTTCAGCCATTGTTAACAAGATGCTACCCCTCTACATCCAAACACCCTCAGAGGAAGAGTTTAAGTTAATTATTCAAGGGTTCAGAGACAAGTGGGGTTTCCCACAATGTGGCGGGGCTATTGATCGAGCTCATATTGGAATTCTAGCCCCAAATGAAAGACCTGCAGACTACTACAACAGTAAAGGATTCTACTCGGTCATCCTACAAGGTGTGGTTGATCATCGTCTTCGGTTCTGGGACATCAATGTGGGTTGGCCTGGCAAACTCAGTGATGCTACGGTTTTTGGCAACTCATCCTTATATgagaggggtcagagtggtatgCTGTTCCCGCATATCACAGAGAGGTTTGGAGGTGAAAGTGTCCCAGTGGCAATACTGGGCGATGGGGCATATCCACTTCTGCCATGGCTGATGACACCGTACCCTGAAAACCAACACACTAACCCTGCGCAGCTTACTTTCAACAACCATGTCAGCAAAGCTCGGATCACTGCAAAGAGGGCGTTTGGACGCCTCAAAGAAAGATGGCAGTGTCTGATGAAGAGGTGTGACTGTAACATTAACAACATCAACACTGTGATCTCAGCCTGTTGTGTGCTTCACAATTTCTGTGAGGAAAACAGTGAGGATTGTGATTGCACAGATGTGCAAGAGGACATTAATGATGTAGAGGAGTGCAATGATTTCTATAGGACAACAGCTTTGCACACCAGTAGAGATGCATTGTGTGCATATTTTGCAAGCCTGTAG